Proteins encoded by one window of Streptomyces sp. NBC_01571:
- a CDS encoding DUF2993 domain-containing protein: MTAHPLPADHLPNPYDRPYDLPDDPPDRYPNPYDELGTLGGAGPLEDFLHGDGPETGPGGPPEPGEEPGEAWAPPNHRRGSRRRRRHLAGLPFAMKAAVLVVTLAAFLTLADRWALLYAEHRASQTLKDQLHLTAAPEVEIGGFPFLTQLADDRLDSVRVTVPDVAADRVSLAKVSATATRVRLDSDGPTDVHGARIPELHGEVLLSFDDLNRELGSSQLTFTGHGRDQVRARGTLPVAGHDLRLRADARIRRDGTRGISTHIGGMRLDIGDLATYRPGARASEGLHLTPRSAARLGSQTVRARALLSVPSVVRRLGVPDRAVREALRDDTELASLTGSPAFVHQAMRLNLLDVATAHPELLKRLGLDPALLDGLSRLTRPVLVDQLSLGFRLPHPADGRIRLRDVRVERDGIRVDVTGTGLSVGR, encoded by the coding sequence ATGACAGCGCATCCCCTTCCGGCCGACCACCTCCCGAACCCGTACGACCGTCCGTACGACCTCCCGGACGACCCGCCGGACCGCTACCCGAACCCGTACGACGAACTGGGCACCCTCGGTGGCGCGGGCCCGCTGGAGGACTTTCTCCACGGGGACGGGCCGGAGACCGGGCCGGGTGGCCCGCCGGAGCCGGGCGAGGAGCCGGGCGAGGCGTGGGCCCCGCCCAACCACCGCCGGGGCAGCCGGCGCCGCCGCAGGCACCTCGCGGGACTGCCGTTCGCGATGAAGGCGGCCGTCCTCGTCGTGACCCTCGCCGCGTTCCTCACGCTCGCCGACCGCTGGGCGCTGCTGTACGCCGAGCACCGGGCCTCGCAGACACTCAAGGACCAGCTGCACCTGACCGCCGCGCCCGAGGTCGAGATCGGGGGCTTCCCCTTCCTGACCCAACTCGCGGACGACCGGCTGGACTCCGTGCGGGTGACGGTGCCGGACGTGGCCGCCGACCGGGTCTCCCTGGCGAAGGTGTCGGCGACCGCGACACGGGTACGGCTCGACAGCGACGGACCGACCGACGTGCACGGCGCCCGCATCCCCGAGCTGCACGGCGAGGTGCTCCTCTCCTTCGACGACCTGAACCGCGAACTGGGCTCCTCCCAGCTGACGTTCACCGGACACGGCCGCGACCAGGTGCGGGCGCGCGGCACCCTGCCGGTCGCCGGTCACGACCTGAGGCTCCGGGCCGACGCGCGCATCCGGCGCGACGGGACGCGCGGCATCTCCACCCACATCGGCGGAATGCGCCTGGACATCGGTGACTTGGCGACGTACCGCCCCGGTGCCCGCGCCTCCGAGGGCCTCCACCTCACCCCGCGCTCGGCGGCCCGCCTCGGCAGCCAGACCGTCAGGGCGAGGGCGCTGCTGTCCGTCCCGTCGGTCGTCCGCAGGCTCGGGGTGCCGGACCGGGCGGTGCGCGAGGCGCTGCGCGACGACACCGAACTCGCGTCCCTGACCGGGTCGCCGGCCTTCGTCCACCAGGCGATGCGCCTGAACCTCCTCGACGTGGCGACGGCCCACCCCGAGCTCCTGAAGCGGCTGGGCCTGGACCCGGCGCTGCTCGACGGCCTCTCCCGCCTGACCCGCCCCGTCCTCGTCGACCAGCTCTCGCTCGGTTTCCGGCTGCCGCATCCGGCGGACGGGCGGATCCGGCTGCGGGACGTGCGGGTGGAGCGGGACGGGATACGGGTCGACGTGACGGGGACGGGGCTGTCGGTCGGGCGTTGA